In the Nothobranchius furzeri strain GRZ-AD chromosome 1, NfurGRZ-RIMD1, whole genome shotgun sequence genome, actttaataaatattaccctgaaaatctggtgggcgtggcttagttttttcaatagcgccccctaggtctgaTAAcaaagtcagccccaagccatgctttgactgaggattgtgaaatttggtacacttatgtagtgtctcaggccctacaaaaaactcTCTTGAAGTCATGCTCAATATcccacaggaagttggccattttggtcaaaatacgcctttttttttttttttttttttttgcacacttCAAAGTTACGCCAATCTCCAAGCGCCCTTTTCCCCATCGCTTTCATACTTCTGCTGAAAACTCTTAAGACCAAGCGGGAAAAACTGAACCTATGGATTTTCCAAAAGTCTAATGAGGTGGGCGTGGCTAggcctcaaacattgacctgtCACTACACCATGCTTTACTGTCAAAGCTCCCAAATTGACTCATTTAACCTAATCAACAtgactctggcaaatagcagtagacatgttggggtcacttggtgtccagtacGGACAGGTTTCAAAAAAGGGCAAGGCCTTGGGGGAGTGGCGAATTTTGACATCATgccatgtacaaaataaaagtttgattttacaaaataaaaaatacatgtacaaaatacaatgttcctgttacaaaacaagaaatgcaagtacaaattgagaattacaagttagaaaactaaagttacaagttacgaatccaaagttacatgtgatgaaacatgttcgaagttacaaaacttggtacaagttacgctgaatattgtcccaatcctagctccataccttTACCCCCATCACCTTCATACTTCTGCTAAATCCTCTTAAGACAAAGCGGGAAAAACTGAACCTACAAATTTTCCAAAAGTCTAACGGTggtggtgtggctaagcctcaaacattgacatGTCACCACACCATGCCTATACTTTCAGAGCTCCCTGTTGGACTACTTTCATCTGTTCAACAGCAATCTCTGCCAAATAGCAATACACAAGTTGGGGTCACTTGGTatctagtactggcaggtttcaaaaaagggcagggccctgggagcatggcgaaattcgccatcccgctatggaaatacgtttgcttctcatttcttcagttctcATGACATCACCAAAagatttctggtgagtgatcctagtttgACCCCAATATAAATAGATGTCATaagctggtgggcgtggcctttttctgaaatagcgccccctatgaccattaaaactctcagtgccaagtcatgctttgactgaggattgtaaAATTTTGCACACTTATGTAGTGTGCCTGGGGCTACAAAGAAATCTCATGGAGCCATGCtccatatcccacaggaagtcagccattttaatCCAATTACGTTACAGAGTCTCTTTCGAAGATGGAATATTTTGCTAATGTAAAACATTTTTTGTGGTGACTGTTGGCAGGCTTTTAGGAAAGGTTGAGTCAGATTGAAGTGACAGCTCACAGTGATCGCAGTTAAATGCATGTTGGGGTGTCTGGCACGCAAGGCTGCTCGTGCGCCACTGGTTGCAGGGCGATGGGTTGGGAGAGCGTCGGGGGtggagtggagggggtgcggacggagggcgagcagcgtcGCTGCGAGGGCTGAACGacactgcttgcagctttaattaggtttattttttatataatttctgctcttttttaaacacaattttattttattggaATCATTTTGCTTTAGTTGAAAAAATCAATAAGGTTTGCTTGTAATTTACATTTGAATTAAAACAGTCAAACATATTACttgttttaattaattttattagCAACGGTTTTTGTATTATTGTTGAATTGGCAATGCTGAAAGTGCCTTATCTGATGGGTCAGATTGTTCCAGGCTATCTCCCGATCCCCATAGGGACTgtaacagggtatatacagcaatccttaagtaaaatttactactttttaatacttttttttactaccttcagaatttttttaaaaccgtcacaacactaaattgcaagtgttaatcagcgacctatttacacatattttaacatatataacattcaaaaagcatagacttagagactcactgatgttgacaacgtattgcgcatatttattttacttagaaaataagccaggcacttcttttcagcggttcagacagttgaccacggggcctgaaatgatgcagaacgaccactgaatatgacgtcatcataatgtgaccggatatgcttaagtagggctgctcaattatggcaaaaacaataatcacgattattgtgactgaaattgagatctcgattatttaagacgatttttcaatttatgtagatttttttaatttatttttattcagtcataaaactgctcagggcacaatcagggcaaaaataaacaagaaacaagatgatcactaaaagaactcctgattcccagtataaaaagaccaatatacttatagctcatagtttatgacccaagggctgtagaccttggtttaactcatttaagtctaacccgtacagacccaaataccaatatcttgcaaatactgacagcaagaattatacagtggcatttataacaaataaatgcaaataaattgatgttcacaaaatgttgcataacatttattgagtcatgtcaaggtgctgtaggagagtgcactagcaccgtgtcctcagagagattagttattagttatcagcgtgaggaacttatttctaccttatttataaactatttatttacaagtccatcagttaatgtaataactgtcccaaccacagctgcaccccccaccccccaacccggtctcacagcaatcggggcaagctgcatgtgtgtttagcgcgccgcacgcgcacacttagccgtttttagtggctcaggagcccgcaggtacggtgtgtgtgtcactcactctggttactccaacagggagccggctccgagagccgtttctttagcgactgacacatcactacatcattccctttcctaatgtcctgaagaacggtccggagcgcaggcggagtgtttagctaacctgcagcaggaaatgtcgacgatagttatccagaaagtagctaagggttaccagagatgtttctgaggtgttcgctaggtacttttaagatttaaaaagtcaagaagggggtctgaaaagctgttggaaatagcatcaaagtcgctaagttggcaacggagcgcttcatttgtaactcagggcagctcaagtgggaggagcaaataatcggcttgttttatttttataatcgtttgtgacagctgccctgctgccacacttcaagcaaataactgttaatgttttattttgaacaaaggtgtttgtttccatggattgactgtttgggtgactgtatgaagtgcacacattcagttactcatcggttttagtctgtaggggtttgtatgattaatgttttctttgagttgccagtggccttggagttggagcagctgtagcagatcacttggcctaatcagcaccattggATCATACCAActcaagggagaagattcctgtgtttatgtatttagttattctcttttgtaaataatagttgggttttgatagtaatatgttttcatttgaagtaactcaaacagaatggactgattagtatgaatttgttagcagtagtttatttatgttctttgtttactgatgtctcccaccctattgtgttggcagtggtctgatcagccactatttaagttgatcctgttgtgtctgtaggaggttattttttgtacatgtctgtagtcagatcctgagtttgggttactttgtttctacacccattgtcatgtaatgttaattgctggctggaaccctctttggagaaaagaaaaaaaagtaataaattaacatgtcaagaaaatcatccgtgctctgctggctggtttatgcaagtccctgacaagtggtggcagaggtgggattttgcTAGCCATGAGTACGTGTTGAATTAGTGAGACCCACGGAAGAAACCATGCAGCGAGGCAGGGGCAGACGACCTGTGGAGCCTTTGGAGCCAGCTGGACCGGAAAAGCAGTCGGATGGTTCTGAAGATGAGGGGGCTGCTGGCCCTGCAGTTGTGGAAGCGGAAGGATCCCGGGAGCCAACGTTAACAGATCTTGTTGGGATACTTCAGGCACACATGAGCCAACAGACGGCCCAGAATCACATGTTGATGGAAGAGGCACGACGTCAGGATCGGAGGTTCCAGGAGCTTCAGCAACAATTTCAGCATCTGCAAGAGGAGCTACAGCCACACCCTCTCAGGAAATCTGATTCTGAGGAGCTGGAGCAAGGCGACGAGGAACAGGTGGCCGAGGGTCTCAAGACCATCAGCTCTCCAGGTCAGTGTCGTTCCTTCTCAGAGCCTAGACTGGAAAAGTTAACAGACACTGATGACATTGAACATTTCCTGATTACTTTTGAGAGGATTGCCGCATCCTGTAATTGGCCGATGGCTGACTGGGTTTTCCACCTTGTACCACTACTCACTGGGAAAGCCAGGAGTGCCTATGTGCACATGGACATTGAGGAGGTACGTGACTATGAGTCTGTTAAGGGAGCTATTCTCAGGAAATATGATATCAACCCAGAGACTTATCGACAGAGATTCCGCTCGACAGAGGTTGAAGCGGGTGAGACTCCTAAAGAGCTATATGTCAGGCTAAAAGAGCTCTATGACAAATGGATCCACCCCCAAGGTAAAACTGTTAAAGACATTGGCGAAATGATTGTTTTAGAGCAGTTTCTTCGTATGCTGTCCCCTGAGCTTCAGGTTTGGGTTCGGGAACATGACCCTCCATCTGCGTCCAAGGCTGCTTCATTAGCAGAGGTGTTTGTCGCAGCAAGACGAAAAGGACAACCCTGGAGTTACACTGCTTGGAAGACTTCCAAAGAGAAGGATAATCGGAGAACCCCATATGGACAACCTCAATTCCAATCAGCAATGGCTACGGCAGGTAAGGGTCCCTCGAGGGACCTTCGCCCAGATGGGGTGTTTCCTAAACAATATAAAGAACCTATCTGCTATTTGTGCGGACTGCCAGGTCATACTAAACCTATGTGCCCCAAGAACACTGCTAAAACCACTCAACTGTGTGTTGTTCCAGCAAAAGGAAAGGAAAACCTAAAGGGTGCTCTACCATTACAAGTTACCAAAGTGGAAGTAAATGGGAGGAGTGTGGAAGCTTTGATTGACACCGGTAGTGTTCAGACACTAGTGGAAAGAACCCTGGTCCCGCATTCCCTTGTTAATGTGTTAGACACCATTCCTATCCAATGTGTGCATGGTGATAAGCGGAGGTATCCTACTGCCGACCTGTATATCAAAGTTCAAGGACAAGTTCATTTGCTGAGAGTTGGAGTGTTAAACAGCCTTCCTTTTCCAGTGGTGTTGGGTAGTGACTTACCAATCCTGTTTGACTTGATTCAGGCTCCATTGAACTGTGCTGTGGTTACTCGCTCTCAGGTCAGGCAGAAGGAGGAGACACTCCTGCCTCTTAGTGCGCTGCCCTTCTTCAACGCTGAGCTGGATGTGCAGCCTGGGAAACTACGCAAGTCCCGTCAGCAGCGGAGGCGGGAGAAGTTTCTACATACTGCGAGGATGTCGAAGGAGGAGCTGATAGAGGTACCACAGGGTTTCACAATGCCTTCAAGGATGGCCCAGATGCAGCAAGATGATCCTGAACTATCTGAACTCATTCAGAGGGCCAGGGGAGATGAGAGTGGTGAGCACAAGGGCTGTGCTGAGTATGTTTTACAGGATGACATTTTGTATCGGCAACAAGGAGTACAGAGGCAGCTGGTGGTCCCACAAGAGGCACGAGAGATGGTGCTGGAATTGGGTCATGCTATTCCTTGGGCTGGCCACCTGGGGAAGCAGAAGACATGGGCCCGTATTAAACGCCATTTCTACTGGCCTGGTCTGAGGTCCGATGTTGCCCAATTTTGTAAAACATGTCCTGAGTGTCAACTAGCATCCAACCAATGCCCTCCAAAGGTACCATTGCAACCACTTCCTCTTATCAACACTCCTTTTGAGCGTCTGGGAATGGATATGGTGGGACCCCTTGAGAAGAGTAAGACGGGTTATCGCTATATGTTGGTAATTACAGACTATGCAACCAGATACCCTGAGGTATTTCCTCTAAAGACGATGAAAGCAAAAGCAGTGGCTCTTTCCTTGGTGCAGCTGTTCTCACGGGTGGGTTTCCCTCGTGAAATTGTGACTGATCAGGGCACTAACTTCATGTCTACTTTATTGCAGCAGGTGTACCAACTACTGGGGATCAAGGGGATCCGAACTACCCCTTATCATCCCCAGACTGATGGTTTAACCGAACGATTTAACCAGACTCTAAAACAAATGCTGCGGAAGTTTGTTGATGAAACTGGTTCTGACTGGGATCAATGGTTGCCTTACCTTCTCTTCGCTTACAGGGAGGTACCCCAAGCCTCAACAGGCTTCTCTCCTTTTGAACTTTTGTATGGGCATGAGGTGCGGGGACCTCTGGCTTTATTGAAAGAGACCTGGACTGGGGAGGAGAGAGGGGAGGGGCCTGTTAATGTGATCTCTTATGTTTTGCAGATGAGAGAGAGGTTActgaaaatgacaactttagcTCAGCAGCATCTGGCTGAAGCCCAAAGGTACCAGAAGCGTTGGTATGACAAGTCTGCACGGGAAAGGCACTTTCTACCAGGGCAGAAGGTCCTAGTCATGTTGCCAACCCGTGAAAGTAAGCTTCTGGCTAAATGGCAGGGGCCGTATGAGGTGGTGAAACGGCTTGGGCCTACCACGTACGAGGTATGTGACCCTTGTAGGTCCCGTTCGAAGAGAGTGCTGCATGTGAATCTGCTTAAGGAATGGACGCCCCGTTCTGTAACAGGAGCAGGTGTGATGTTGATCCGAGCAgtagcagaggaggaggatgttgatgaccAGTACATGCCCTCTCCATCCTCTACAGTTTGTAATCTTAGTCACCTGACCATGGAACAGCAAAACCAGATAAAAATGGTGTGTCACCCTCAAGTTTTTGCTGAGTATCCAGGGCGCACAGACATTCTTGAACACAACATTGTGTTAAAACGGGAT is a window encoding:
- the LOC129157347 gene encoding uncharacterized protein gives rise to the protein MQRGRGRRPVEPLEPAGPEKQSDGSEDEGAAGPAVVEAEGSREPTLTDLVGILQAHMSQQTAQNHMLMEEARRQDRRFQELQQQFQHLQEELQPHPLRKSDSEELEQGDEEQVAEGLKTISSPGQCRSFSEPRLEKLTDTDDIEHFLITFERIAASCNWPMADWVFHLVPLLTGKARSAYVHMDIEEVRDYESVKGAILRKYDINPETYRQRFRSTEVEAGETPKELYVRLKELYDKWIHPQGKTVKDIGEMIVLEQFLRMLSPELQVWVREHDPPSASKAASLAEVFVAARRKGQPWSYTAWKTSKEKDNRRTPYGQPQFQSAMATAGKGPSRDLRPDGVFPKQYKEPICYLCGLPGHTKPMCPKNTAKTTQLCVVPAKGKENLKGALPLQVTKVEVNGRSVEALIDTGSVQTLVERTLVPHSLVNVLDTIPIQCVHGDKRRYPTADLYIKVQGQVHLLRVGVLNSLPFPVVLGSDLPILFDLIQAPLNCAVVTRSQVRQKEETLLPLSALPFFNAELDVQPGKLRKSRQQRRREKFLHTARMSKEELIEVPQGFTMPSRMAQMQQDDPELSELIQRARGDESGEHKGCAEYVLQDDILYRQQGVQRQLVVPQEAREMVLELGHAIPWAGHLGKQKTWARIKRHFYWPGLRSDVAQFCKTCPECQLASNQCPPKVPLQPLPLINTPFERLGMDMVGPLEKSKTGYRYMLVITDYATRYPEVFPLKTMKAKAVALSLVQLFSRVGFPREIVTDQGTNFMSTLLQQVYQLLGIKGIRTTPYHPQTDGLTERFNQTLKQMLRKFVDETGSDWDQWLPYLLFAYREVPQASTGFSPFELLYGHEVRGPLALLKETWTGEERGEGPVNVISYVLQMRERLLKMTTLAQQHLAEAQRYQKRWYDKSARERHFLPGQKVLVMLPTRESKLLAKWQGPYEVVKRLGPTTYEVCDPCRSRSKRVLHVNLLKEWTPRSVTGAGVMLIRAVAEEEDVDDQYMPSPSSTVCNLSHLTMEQQNQIKMVCHPQVFAEYPGRTDILEHNIVLKRDAVAKRMSYRIPERLLGSLKAEVELMQSLGIIEDSKSEWCNPVVLVPKKEGGIRFCIDFRYLNSVSKFDAYPTPRIDDVINRLGKSMFLSTLDLCKGYWQVPLSQESREFTAFRTPWGLFQFAVLPFGLHGAPATFQRLMDEVLRGCEDYACAYLDDIVIFSRSWEDHMKHLQSILSRLRDAGLTVNPSKCVLARREVEYLGFRVGDGVVKPLVAKVQALESCQTPRTKKQLRSFLGLAGYYHRFIPHFSSRAALLTDMTGSKYPNVIQWTEKAMAAYQDMQHALGKESVLKCPDFDEPFVLQTDASDRGIGAVLLQGRENLHPVAFISRKLFPREVKYSTVEKEALAIKWALDSLKFYLLGREFTLQTDHKALQWLHRMRDTNSRVTRWALALQPFRFLVQHVPGKANMTADYLSRWSGVAS